The following are from one region of the Litorilinea aerophila genome:
- a CDS encoding patatin-like phospholipase family protein, with protein sequence MRAFVLSGGGNLGPLQVGALRALLERDIRPQMLVGCSAGALNAAFLAREPTLEQVEHLADMWRQVTRQDVYPNGRLSVLWRFLSGQDSLYDNRRFYAFLQRIGVSPAWTFGQIQGARLYVTATNLRTGQLHVFGDDPNDRVLDALMASTALTPLHPPWTVNGERYIDGGTVTPLPLRVALERGVREIYSLHIVSAREEEEEPGLVRGVVGLLRRSVATMLRLQAQHDLLLTEERQGKIRLHHIRLSTPNPPKATDFSGEEEMFDLGYRQAVAYLEQRAGASTVSGRGSSVWWRRLAEAVGIPRRMEIPPPERQVAGQEALPPC encoded by the coding sequence ATGCGCGCGTTTGTCCTGAGTGGTGGCGGAAATCTGGGTCCCCTTCAGGTGGGTGCGCTGCGGGCTCTGCTGGAACGGGACATCCGCCCCCAGATGCTGGTGGGCTGTTCGGCCGGCGCCCTCAACGCGGCGTTCCTGGCCCGGGAGCCCACCCTGGAACAGGTGGAACACCTGGCCGACATGTGGCGCCAGGTGACCCGACAGGATGTCTACCCCAACGGCCGGCTGAGCGTCCTCTGGCGCTTCCTGAGCGGCCAGGACAGCCTCTACGACAACCGCCGTTTCTATGCCTTCTTGCAGCGCATTGGCGTTAGCCCGGCCTGGACCTTCGGCCAGATCCAGGGCGCCAGGCTGTACGTCACGGCCACCAACCTCCGTACCGGCCAGCTCCATGTCTTTGGCGACGACCCCAACGACCGGGTTCTGGATGCCCTCATGGCCAGCACCGCCCTGACCCCGCTTCACCCGCCGTGGACAGTCAACGGCGAGCGGTACATTGACGGCGGAACGGTGACCCCTCTGCCCCTGCGGGTGGCCCTGGAGCGCGGGGTGCGGGAGATCTACTCCCTGCACATCGTCAGCGCACGGGAGGAAGAAGAAGAGCCCGGCCTGGTGCGCGGCGTGGTGGGGCTGCTCCGGCGCAGCGTGGCCACCATGTTACGCCTCCAGGCCCAACACGACCTGCTGCTGACAGAAGAGCGCCAGGGGAAGATTCGCCTGCACCACATCCGGCTCTCCACGCCCAACCCGCCCAAGGCCACCGACTTCAGCGGTGAGGAAGAGATGTTCGACCTGGGGTATCGGCAGGCGGTGGCCTACCTGGAGCAGCGGGCAGGAGCGTCCACTGTCTCCGGCCGTGGGAGCAGCGTCTGGTGGCGCCGCCTGGCCGAAGCCGTCGGCATCCCCAGGCGGATGGAGATACCCCCGCCGGAGCGGCAAGTGGCCGGTCAGGAAGCGCTTCCGCCCTGCTGA